CCACCACCAGCAACTTGTGAATCCCGGGATGCTCGGTGAAAAACTTGTCCGCCCGCGCGATCGGATCGCGGCCCAGCTCCTTGCGATTGATCGTGTGCACCTGGGCACGGGGCGTCATCACCTCGGCCACCTTCCGTTGCGCATACCGCGGCTTGACGACGTGCCCGGGCAAAAGCCCCACCAGCCGGTCCTCCGCGTCCACCACGGGAAAGGTGCTGAACCCGTACCGCCGTTCCTCGATCATCCTCACCACATCGCCAATGTACTGGTCCGGCGTCACCTTGATCGGGTCCGGAATCATCCCCGGCACGTGATACTTCACCCGGCTGACCTCGGACAGCTGCTGGCGCTCGGGCATGTTGTAGTGGATCAGGCCCAGCCCGCCGTTCAGCGCCATGGCAATGGCCATGCGGGATTCCGTCACCGTGTCCATGTCGGCCGAGATGATCGGAATGTTCAACACCAGGTTCTCGGCCAGGCGCGTTTCCAACCGCGTCTCCCGCGGCAACACCTCGGAATACTGGGTGGCCAGCGTGACGTCGTCGTACGTCAACGCCACGTGTGCATTGGCGGCGAAAAACTCGTCCGCCGGAAGGTAAAACCGGGCATCCAGATCCTGCCGTTTTTGGGTCGCTGCCATGCCAGAGCATGCCGGCAAAGCCCCCGCCCTGACAAGTCCCGACCCAATGGCCAACCGCGCCCCACCCGGGGCCCCACGCCGAATCCGTCGGCCCGCCCGCACCAGCCCGTCCCCCGCCGCCGGCTGCCCGGCCGGACCGGCTGGCCCCGGGAATTCAAGCCCGCGCGCCACCCGCTCAGGCCGGCCCGACCGCCGGAACCGTCTCCGGCGCAACCTCCTCACGCCCCGGGGTCGGCGGGCGAGGCGCCTGCTCCGCCTGGGGTTGGAACGGTTCCAGTTCCTCTCCTTTGCGCACCAGCCGGGCACTGTTGAACACCACGATCAGCGACCCCACGTTGTGCAGGATGGCCGCCACAATCGGGTTGAGGTACCCGAACGCCGCCGCCGTCAACCCCGCAATAATGAAAAACACCCCGAACAAAAAGTTCTGGTTGATCACCAGCCGCGTGCTGCGCGACAGCTTCACCAGGAACGGCAACCGGCGCAGGTCATTGTTCATCAGGGCAATGGTCGCGCTGTGGATGGCCACTTCACTGCCCGCCGCACCCATGGCAATCCCCATGTCCCCCGCCGCCAGCGCCGGCGCGTCATTCACACCATCGCCCACCACCGCCACGCGATAACCCTTCGACCGGACCTCCCGCACAAACTCCACCTTGTCCTGCGGCAGGCAGTCGCCCCGCACCTCCTCGCAACCGATCTCCCGCGCCACCCGGGCCGCCACCGGCGTCCGATCCCCCGAAATCATCGCAATCCGTCGGACGCCGGCCTCTTTCAACTCGGCCAGCGCCGGCGCCGCCTCGGGTCGGATCTGATCCTGAAGCCCGATCCACCCGATGCACCGGCCGTTGCGCGCCACAAACACCAGGCTCCAACCCTCCGCCTCGTCCAGGTCCACCGCCCCCAGGGACTCCCCGTCAATTCCCTGCTCGCGCAGCCACTGCGCCCGTCCCACCAGAACCACATCCTCACCCACCCGGGCGCGAACGCCGCGACCCGGCGTCTCGCTGAAGTCCTGCGGTTCGACCAGCGGCACGTTCACCTCCGCGGCCAGCTGGTTCAAGGCACGGGCCGTGGGATGGTTGCTGTACTTCTCAGCCGAGGCCGCCAGACGCAGCAACTCGGCCGGTTTCACCCCCTCCGCAGGTGCCAGCCGGCTCACCGCCAGTTGACCCGTTGTCAACGTGCCCGTCTTGTCGAAAATGAACGCATTGATCTTCGCCGCCAGCTCGATGTCCGCCACGTTTTTGATCAAAATCCCCAGACGCGCCGCGGCCGACAACGCCGCCACCATCGCCGTCGGTGTCGCCAGGATGAACGCACACGGACAGGCCACGATGAACACCGCAATCACACGGTCCAAATCCCGCGTAAACGCCCAGACCAGAGCCCCGATCAACAACACCAGCGGCGTGTAAAAGCCCATGTACTGGTCCACGATCTTCATGATCGGCAACTTGGTCTTCTCCGCCGCCAGAATCAGTTCGCGCACCCGGCCCAGGGTGGTGTCCGTGCCGGCCCGTGTCACCCGCACCTCCAGCACGCCCGTCAAATTCTGCGTCCCCGCAAACACCTCATCGCCCGGTTTCTTGTCCACCGGCAGCGATTCACCCGTGATGGTCGCCTGGTTGAAGGAACCCTGCCCCTTCACAATCACGCCGTCGGCCGGCACGTTGTCGCCGGGCCGGATCCGGATGATGTCCCCCACGGCCAGCTCGCTCGCCGGAACCTCCTCTTCCGTCCCGTCCGGTCGGATCCGCCGCGCCTTCGTGGGGGTCAGTCGGATCAGCGATTCAATCGAGGCCCGCGCACCCTCGGCCGTCCGCGTCTCGATGATCTCCCCCAGCAACATGAAAAAGGCCACCACACCCGCCGTCTTGTAATCGCCCGAGGCAAACGCGGCCAACACCGCAATCGCCACCAGCTCGTTGATGCTCAGCCGCCCCGCACGCAAATCCCGCACCGCGGTCACCAGAATCGGGTAGCCGAGGATGATGGCCCCGATCATGCCGCTGGCGCTCGCCACCGCGTGACTTTGATCAAACAGCCAGTCCACCACAAAGGCATTGATCACGAACACCAGCCCGATCAGCGTCTGCCACAGCTTCACCGGGGTGTGCTCGTGATACTCGCCGCATGCACAACCGGGACCGTGCTCGTGCTCATGCCCGTGCGCCGGATGTCCCTCCGGCGGCTCCCGCCGGCTCCATAACGATGTCACCTGCATGACAACCTCCTGCCAGCCCGGCCGCAAACAGGCCCCCACCCGGGCCCCGTCACCGACCCGGTTGCGCCCCCTGCGGCCGGGGCGGCTCACGATTCAACAATAGTCGCAGCTCGCGCGTTTTGCCATCGGACCGCTCCGGGATGTAAAACTTGTCCTGCACGTTCGTCAGGACCCGGGCCATCACCTCGGCCACACGCTGCTGCATGTACAAATCCGGATTCCGCTCAAACTGCGCCAGCAACCCCTCAAACCGGCGTGCCTCCGCCGCCAAACTCTCCAGATACCGCGTCCGATCCGCCTGGGCCCGGCTGATCAGGGCCGCCGCCTCCGACATCGCCCGGTTGGTCGTTTGATTGGCGTAGCTGAGGGCTTCGTTGAGCACCTGACCCCGCCGCACCGCCGCATTCACCACATCGTCAAACGCCTGCTTGAGCTGCCGCGGCGGCCGACTCTCCACCTGGAGCTGTTCCACCACAATCCCCAGGTCCCGTTCCCGCGCCAGCTCCAGAAACCGACGCAGAACCTCCTCCTGAAAACCGAGCACGTTCCGCGTCAAAACGTCGTCCACGGTGAACCGCGCCGCCGCATGCACCAACGCCTGGTTCAACGTGTTCAACACCGCATTGGAAACCCCGGCAAGGTCAAACCCCCCGTTGGTACCCACCCCGAACCCGAACACGCACCGCAGCGGATCTTCAATCCGATACCGCAACGTGGCCCGCGAATGGATGATGTTGCCGTCGCCCGTCAACAGGTAACCGTCCACCCCGGGGATCAACGGCGTGCCCGGCGCCACCGGTGGCTCCGTGCCGGCCAGCTCCTGCTCGGGCGTCACCGCATACCAGCCGATCGTACTCCGCAACGTTTGAATCTCCGTGATCCGCACCCTCACCACCTCGTCAATCGGGTACGGAAACGACCAGTGCAGCCCCGGGGACAACAACGCCGCCTCACCCTCCCCCACCGGCCGGCCCAGCCGCAAAATCAACCCGCGCTCCTGCGGTCCGATGATGAAAAAGCTGCTCCCCAAAAACACCACCACCAGCACCAGCATCAGGAACCGCACAATGGCAAAGCTGCTGTGCAGTGCCTGGGCCAGTGCCTCCGACCCGGTGTCCACCGGCGTCGGTGGCCGGGCCGGCGGAGGCGGGGCAGGTTGATGCGTCGGTCCAGCCATGGCGGTCAACGGGTGTTGCGATTGGTCAGGAACCCCTGAAACAGATCAAACGGCGGCGTGCGCTCGTCGAAAATCAGCGTCGTCCGCTCCCTCAACGCCTGCTCCAACGCCCGCAGCCGCAGCTCAAAATTCGCCAGCGCCGGATTGCGCTCAAACACCGGCAACAACTCCGCCGCCCGCGCCTCACCCTCCCCGCGGATCCGCGTCGCCTCCGCCTCGGCCGCCGCCAGAATCTCCGCCGCCTGCCGGTCCGCCGCCGCACGGATCCTTTGCGCTTCGGCCTCGCCCTCGTTCTCCAACCGGCTCACCAGCACCTTGCGTTCCGACGTCATCCGGTCAAACACCGTCTGCGTCACGCTCTCCGGCAGCCCGATCTTCTTGATGCCCAGAAACTCGATCTCAATGCCGGTGCGGTTCGTCCGCAGCTGCGCCTCCACCAGCTCCCGGATCTCCCGTTCGATCTGCTCGAACTTCACCTGGTTCGGATCCACGTTCAGAAAGTCCGACAGCCGGTAGCGCCCCACCACCGCCCCCTTGGCATTGCCCAGCACCCCCTCCAGCATCCGCTCCGCCGCCTGCAACNNNNNNNNNNNNNNNNNNNNNNNNNNNNNNNNNNNNNNNNNNNNNNNNNNNNNNNNNNNNNNNNNNNNNNNNNNNNNNGCCAAACTTGGGGAAAAACTCCTCCGCATTCGCAATCCGCCACCCCACATACACCGCGGTCAACAGGTTGTTGTTGTCGGCCGTCAGACCCTCGGTGAACTTGTCCTCAAACACCTGGATCCGCCGATCAAACTTGTACACCCGCTGAATCGGCCACGGCCACTTCAAGTATGCCCCCGGTTCGGTAATGCTCCGCGTCGGACGGCCAAACGTGGTCACCACCGCCACCTCCGACTGCCGCACCTGAAACACAAACAGCAGCAGCGCAAAGATGACCACCAGCACCGCACCCACCAGCAATGTCACAACAGGCCGCTTCATGGCTTCCAATCCTCAGGGATTCTGCGTCCGCGTCGCCGGCAGGGCCACGTCCAACAGGTCCTGCCGGATCCGATCCTGCAAATCGACCTGAATCACATCCTGCACGTTCGTCGTCCACAAGATGTACTTGCGGGCCCCCGACACCGCCGGAACGAACCTCTGCAAATACGCCCGCAACGGGTAAACCGACGGCGCCGCCCGGAACGCCGGTTCCTGATTCGTGAAAGCCGCCGCCCGCGCCAGACTCAGCCGCTCCAACTGCATCCGCTCCGCCAGCGCACGGTTCGTCAGCACAAACGCCTGCGCCGCCGCCAGAGCATTCGTCCGAATCGCCGCCGCCTGCGCGTCCAGAATCCGTGCCTGCCGCGTGTGCCAGGCCGAAACCACCCGGTTAAACTCCGGCGCCACCTTCACGGGCGGATGAATCCCCTGCAACCCCACAAAGACGATCCGCACCCCAAGCCGCAACTCCTCCGCCGCCTTCTGAATTCGCAGCCGCAGCTCCTCGGCCGCACGCGCCCGGGCCGTGCTCATCACCTCGCCGAGATCCGCGCTCACCAGGTACCGCACAATCTCCCGCGTCGCCAAGTTCTCCAACAGCCGGGCAGGGTCCCTGTGCCCATACGCCCACTGCCGGACATCCTCGATCTGGAAATGGATCGGCACGTTCACCACTAGGAAACTCACCGGCGGCGCCGTGCGCTCCCGCTGATCCTGCGGTCGCACCCCCGATTCCACCTCCCGCGCCGCCACCATGAACAGGTCTTCCTTCCCGTGCGCCACCGTCCATACCACCGTCCGGGTGTCCTTCACCCCCGGCTCCGGCGGTTCGGGTTCAATCCCCACCGTCAGCGTCTGAATCTCCTCGGTCCGGTACCGGTACACCTTCTCCACCGGCCAGGGCCATTTCAGATGCAACCCCGGCCCCAACAAGGCCCGGTCTCCGGCCGGCCGGCCCCACCGCTCCAACAACGCCTGCTGCCCGGGATCCACCACCACAAAACACGTCGAAAGCAACAACACCCCGAGTTGCAGCAACACCAGCCAGCCCAGCGCCCTCTCAAAGAACTTGTAAACCCACGTCTCCGAAACCTTGAACCCGAACTGGTAGTCCAGCGCCTCCGCCGCCGTCGTCACCAGCCCCTCCGGCCGGCTCAACAAACCCACCAACCGGCTCTCGTACACCGGGCGCGGACGCTGCCCCTTCAACCGCGGCCGGTAAATCTCCAGAATCAGGTTCAATGCGGTTTCCACCGCCACCACGCCCAGCACCACCACCAACCCCCGCGCCACCCACAAATCCGTCCGCGGCCAGCCGGCCTCCACCCCCACCACCGCCGCCACCGCCAGCATGCACACGTACGCCCCAAACAGCACCGCGTCGCCCCCCGGTCGCAACAAGCGCTGGTTCTCCAACCGCGCCAGCGTCGAGGCAAACTTGCCCACCAAAAAGAGAATCAGCGCAAACAGGCCGAAAAACGACATCGCCACCAACGGCGGCGACACCGGCGGAAGCGTCTGCCGATCCAGCCAGCGCCACAACCACCACGCCCCCGCCGCCTGCAACCCGCACAACAACAGCGTGAAACCCGGAACGAAATACCGCTCAAACTGTTCCCGGGCACGCCGCGCCGGCAGCAACTCCGACTCGTCCGCCTCAAACAGCCCCGCCCGGCCCTTCGACCGCACCATCTCCTCCAGCTCCAGCTGCTCCTCCGCCTCCTGCTCCTCCAACCGGAGCTGGAACCAGCTCACGAACGCCACCAACATGCCCAGCCCCAGATGCACCGCCGCCACATGCCCCGCCAGCGAATGCACGTAACGCGCCGCCGCAAAGGCCGCCGCAGCCACACCCAACAGGGTGAGCACGTTCACCAGTCCGTACTTCTGATAACTCCGTCGCATCCGCTCCAGCGTTCGTTGCCGGTCGGTCCTACCCGACCCTGCCGGCCGGTCCCATGGGCCCGGCCTCCCGGCGGTTGCAAACCGCCGCGTCTTCAGCGGCGCCCGCCCACCGCCAACCCCGCTCAGCTGAGCTCGCGGTCCTCAAACAACGCCGCCGCCACCGACAGCAGCGCACCCACAAAACCAACCGTATAGCTCAGGGCCTTCACCACATAACCCCAGTGAAACGAACCGCGACCCGTCTCCAGCAGGTCGCCGAGCCAGAAAAGCTGCCAGTTCGGCAACAGCGTGTAAAGCACCGTCGCCCACCACGGCCCCCCCTCCAGCGTCCCCCCCATCCGGCTGTACAGGTAATCCGCCACCAACCCCAGCAAAAACACCCCCGAACAAACCGCCAGCGTCGGGATCATGTCCAGCCGCGTCGAACAAGCCAGTGCCACCGCCGCCAACACCCACAACGCAAACAAAATCAGCAACCCCGCCGGAATCATCCGCCAATCGTAGGCCGCCTGCTCGTACAGGCTCGGCGCATGCAGCGAAAACTCCCCGATCAACACCGCTGCCAGCGTCACCAGCGGCACCAACGCCACCACCGTGTGACTCACAAACGGCCGCCGCAGAAAATAGTTCGCAAACCCGCCGTACAAATACGCCGTCAGCACCGCCCCCGCAAAAATCCCCAACGCCCGCACGTCCGTCTCGCCATACGCGTCAAACGCCATCCGACCCGCCACCAGGGCCGCCACCACGTTCACATACGTCAACACCGCCAGCGCACCCGCCAACCCCAGATACTTGGCCACAAGAAACCGCGTCTTGCCCACCGGCTTCGACAACACCGCCAGGGCCGTCCCCGTCCGCAACTCCCGTGCCACCGAGGACGACGCGCTCAACACCGCACCCGCCAGCCCGCTCAACAACGCCACCGCCAACGCACTGTTCTTCACCAGCTTCGGCTCATCCCCGAATGCAAAATAATACGGCACCGCAAGAAACACCTCGAACAACGCCGAGCTGGTCATCAACAGCAAAAACACCGGCTGCCGCACCAGCTCCATGAACGCGTTGACCGCTATGTTCCACAACGCTTGCATCGCAGTTCGCCCCGGCAATATACGGGAACGCCCTCCCCCGACCAAGCCCGCCGGCACAACCCCGCTCCGCACGAGCCCGCAGAACCATCCCCCCGGGCCCCCGCCTCACCTCACCGCGGACCCGGCTCCGGGATCAACGCCCGCACCACATCCTCATTGTACCGGCATCGTTCCGCCCGCAGGTTCTCCACCAGCCCGAACAACGCACGAACCGCCACCTCCCGCGTCGGCCGCGGCCCCTGCCCGTGCCAGTATGCCAGCAGCTCCCGATACTCCGCCGGCGGTTCCACCGTATACACGCAGGAACGCGACTCCACCTTCTTGTGCGGCCACCAGGCCCACCCGATCCGATGCCGTTCCACCAGGGCCACACACTCGCGAAACCAGTCGTTCGAATTCTCCCCGCTCTCACCCAGCCAGATCGGCACACCGTACCGCCGCCGCAACTCCAAATAGGGCGCAATCGCCTCCTCCGTGTTCGGATTCCAATACTTGTGAAAGCTCAGGACCAGATTGTCGTCCCACGGCCCCGGAAAACCCCGGTAATTGTTCCCCCAGCCGTTCCCGCCCAGGATGATCATGTGATTCCGGTCCACCTCCCGGATGGCCCGGGTGATCTCCCGGTACAGGGCCCACAGCGGTGCATTGGTCTGGTCCTCCCGCCCGTGCCGTTCGCGCCCTTCAAACGACCAGTTCGGTTCATTGATCAAATCGTAGCCCCCAATCCACGGCTCGTTCGCATACCGTTCGGCCAGTTTACGCCACAACGCCACCGTTTTGGCCCGGTTCCGCGCACACTCCCACAACGACGGTTTGTTCGTGTCCCGATCGCAAATGTTCACGTCATGCCCCTGCCCGCCCGGGGCCGCGTGCAGGTCCAGGATCACATAAATCTTCCGCGGCCGGCACCACGACAACAGCCGGTCGATCATCTCAAAACCCGTCGGCAACCACGTCTGCCCGTCCGGGTCCGGCTCCTCCTCCACCGGCAACGTAAACAAATTGAAATGCATCGGCAGCCGGATCGAATTAAACCCGGCCCGCGCCAGCGTCTCCACGTCCGCCTCCGTCATGTGCCGGTCCCGCCACAACGTGTAAAACCGTTCCGTGGCCTCGGGCCCCAACAACTCCACAATCCGCGACCGGATCCGGTGCTGCGGGTTCTCCCCCTTCAGCCGCAACATGTATCCCTCCTGCAACATCCACCCGCCCAAACCCATCCCCCGCAACAACACCTCCCGACCGCGACCGTCGACAATCCGATCGCCCTGCGCCCGCAAAAAACCCTCACCCCGGACCACCGAGCCCAACGGCGCCACGCACAACACCATCCCTGCAACCCAGATGCACACCTGACGTTTCATAGCCTCTGAACGGTTGAGAACTTACGGTTCGCATCGGCCCCGCACCCTCATCCGCGACGCCGACATCCGCATTTAACCCGAAACCCAAAACCCCGTCGAGCCGACTCGACACCCGGCCCAGCTGGATCACCAGCCGACCCTCTCCCACCCATTTCCACCGCCACACACAAACCGATCTCACCGCCAACCATCATGTCCGGGGCGCCCAAGGGCGCAGCGCCTTGCAGGCAGCCCTTTGATCCCCAAACCACCCCCTACCACACCCGCCATCCCCTTTGGTTCCACCCCGAGGGTTCACCCCGCAAAAGTGAATGCCGGACAACCCACCCAGCCACGACAGGAGACCAACTCGACATGAGGTCGCCCGGCACCACCGCTGGCCACACGTCCGCTCCCGAGCGGCTAACCAGCAAGCCCCGGCTACCACGGTTGGCGTCACCACCACCCGGCGATTGACACGCCCTGCGCACGGGACTAGCGTAGCTCGTAGTCGAAGGAAATCCGCCCATGGCGGCAGGCGTACAATAACGATCAGTCCCAACCATGCGACCTGACAGCCAAACCCAACGGAGCCGTGTCAGCGGCGCTTTCACGTTGATCGAACTCTTGGTGGTGATTGCGATTATTGCCATCCTGGCCGGGATGCTGTTGCCCGCCTTGAGCAAGGCAAAATCCAAAACCCAGGGTATCTACTGCATGAACAACGGCAACCAGCTCATCAAGGCCATCACCCTCTACGCCAGCGACCACCGCGAGCTGTTGCCGCCCAATCCCGATGACGGCAACACGGTCCTGGGACACAACTGGTGCGCCGGCCAGGCCGGTCGAGGAGGAGCCCAGGAGTTTAACCCCGATATCCTTCGCGACCCTGAACGAACGCTGGTCGCACCTTACATCGGCAACAACATCGAGATCTTCCGCTGCCCTGCAGACAAGCGGTCAGGATTCTATACCGGAACCGATCCCGCCAAGCGCGGTCAAAGCGTCCGCGCCGCACGCACCATTGCCATGAGCCAGGCCGTCGGTACCATCTGCCAGGTGTTCGACGCGTCAGGCGCTGGACACGGTGGTGTGCCGAATCGCCCTGTAAACGGCCCTTGGCTCAATAACAACCACAGCCATCGCCGTGGACAGCCGTTTCTTACCTACGGGAAGACAACCGACTTCACCCGGCCCGGCCCGGCCATGACCTGGGTCATTTTGGACGAAGACGACCGCAGCTTGAACGATGCAGGCTTCGCCGTGGGAGTGATGAATCCGGAGTGGATCGACTGGCCGGGCACCTACCATAACTTCGGTGCGGGCTTTGCCTTCGCCGACGGGCACTCCGAAATCCACAAGTGGCGCGACAGCCGAACCCAGGTCATCGGCAACAACGTCGCCCGTCGAGCTGTCCCCGGCAGCCCCGACTGGCAGTGGATTGCCGAACGCACCACAGCCCGGGTGAATTAAACCGTCCACGCCCTGACGGGGTTCAACCCGTCTCGGCCCGGGCCACCTGCAGGCGGTTCACCGGCCCGGCGTCCCCAGAATCGCCTGCAAAGCAGGCAGCAGATCTTTCATCTGACCGGGGCGGCTCTCTGCCAGGCCGGCCGCCAGCCCGCTCGTAAAGGCCGCCGCCGCCGAAGTCCCCATCACCAAAAACGGTCGCCCCTCGTAAAACACCACGCTCGCCCCCGGAGCCACCACGTCCACAAACTCCCCACGGTTGGCATAGGGCGCGATGCCGCCCGATCTGTCCCCGGCCGTCACCGCCACCACCTCCGGATACGCCGCCGGATACACCGGCGCGGTCGTCGGTTCATTCCCCGCCGCCGCCACCACCAAAACCCCGGTGCCACTCACCTGACGTACAACGTCGTGCACCAGGGGACTGTCAGCCTGGCTGCCCAGGCTCAAATTCACCAACCGCGCCCCACCCTCGTACACCGCCAGATACAAACCCAACGCCAGATCAAACGTGGACGTCACCTCCCGGCCGCCGTAAATGTCCACCGGCAAAACCCGGACCTTCGACTCCGGCCCCGATACCATCTCCAACCCTCGCAACAACGTTTGCGCCATGGCCGTGCCGTGCGTGGGCAGGTCCGCCGGCGGCCCGTCACCCTCGGCCACCTGCAAGCCGGGCAGCAAAAACTCGTTCAACGGCCCCGGCAGGGGTTGCACCGCCGTGTCAACCAGTGCCACCACAATCCCACCGCCCGGATCCGGCTTGCGCGGTTGTACCCGGGGCAAACCCACCGAGGTTGTCCAAACCCCTTGAAGTTCCGGCGGACGATCCATCCGGTAATTCGCCTCCACCGAAGCCACCGCGTCGTCGGCCAGCAACCGCTGACGCGCCGCCTCCGCAGCTTCCGCCGTCGCAAATCGAAACCGATACGCCCGCAACGCCTCGATCCGGCCGGTGATCTCGGCCCCCAACGCCCGCGCCAGCGTCTCGGGATCGGTCCCCGGCTTGAGCCGCACAATCCATTCCCCGACAATCCGCGCCCGGTCCGAACCCGCCTGAGGCCCCTCCGCCGCGGCCCTGACCGGCCGGGTGGCGTCTTGCATCGAGGTGCGAAACACATACAGATGCGGCGGGCCGTTGCTCTGCGGCAGTAACGTGAAGTTCAACCGGTCCAATAACCGGCGCAGCGCCTCGCCCGGCGGCAGGTCCTGAAACCGCGTGGAAACCCGCCCCGCCAGCCCCGGTTCCACCCACACACTCCAGCCCGTCCGGGACGCCACCAATTGCAGCACCGCCTCCAACGATGCGTCCCGAATGTCCGCCGTCACCCGGTTCGACGCGGCATCCCAATCCAGCCTCGGACCACCGCCCGCAGCCGAACCTTCAGCCGCCACCCCGCCCGCCACCATCCCAAACAACCCCGCCACGGCGGCCATGCAAACCAGCCACCCGCGCAGTCCGTCAACGTTTCGACCCAACATGGCCCTCCAAAGTACCACACCGGGCGAACCACCCCAAGTCGCCGCCCACCCCATCGCCCGGCTCACAGGGCGGCCCGACAAATCCTACCCCCCCGACCCACCGGTGTCCGCCCCGGGCGGAACCGATTCGAACCGGTCGCCCGGCCGGATCCGGTGCCCCGCCAAAAAATCAGCCATCGGCAGCCGCCGACCCCCCTCGCGCTGGATCTCGCTAATCCTCAACCCGCCCTGC
Above is a window of Limisphaera ngatamarikiensis DNA encoding:
- a CDS encoding type II secretion system GspH family protein, which translates into the protein MIELLVVIAIIAILAGMLLPALSKAKSKTQGIYCMNNGNQLIKAITLYASDHRELLPPNPDDGNTVLGHNWCAGQAGRGGAQEFNPDILRDPERTLVAPYIGNNIEIFRCPADKRSGFYTGTDPAKRGQSVRAARTIAMSQAVGTICQVFDASGAGHGGVPNRPVNGPWLNNNHSHRRGQPFLTYGKTTDFTRPGPAMTWVILDEDDRSLNDAGFAVGVMNPEWIDWPGTYHNFGAGFAFADGHSEIHKWRDSRTQVIGNNVARRAVPGSPDWQWIAERTTARVN
- a CDS encoding SPFH domain-containing protein, yielding MKRPVVTLLVGAVLVVIFALLLFVFQVRQSEVAVVTTFGRPTRSITEPGAYLKWPWPIQRVYKFDRRIQVFEDKFTEGLTADNNNLLTAVYVGWRIANAEEFFPKFG
- a CDS encoding SPFH domain-containing protein; the encoded protein is MRRSYQKYGLVNVLTLLGVAAAAFAAARYVHSLAGHVAAVHLGLGMLVAFVSWFQLRLEEQEAEEQLELEEMVRSKGRAGLFEADESELLPARRAREQFERYFVPGFTLLLCGLQAAGAWWLWRWLDRQTLPPVSPPLVAMSFFGLFALILFLVGKFASTLARLENQRLLRPGGDAVLFGAYVCMLAVAAVVGVEAGWPRTDLWVARGLVVVLGVVAVETALNLILEIYRPRLKGQRPRPVYESRLVGLLSRPEGLVTTAAEALDYQFGFKVSETWVYKFFERALGWLVLLQLGVLLLSTCFVVVDPGQQALLERWGRPAGDRALLGPGLHLKWPWPVEKVYRYRTEEIQTLTVGIEPEPPEPGVKDTRTVVWTVAHGKEDLFMVAAREVESGVRPQDQRERTAPPVSFLVVNVPIHFQIEDVRQWAYGHRDPARLLENLATREIVRYLVSADLGEVMSTARARAAEELRLRIQKAAEELRLGVRIVFVGLQGIHPPVKVAPEFNRVVSAWHTRQARILDAQAAAIRTNALAAAQAFVLTNRALAERMQLERLSLARAAAFTNQEPAFRAAPSVYPLRAYLQRFVPAVSGARKYILWTTNVQDVIQVDLQDRIRQDLLDVALPATRTQNP
- the hflK gene encoding protease modulator HflK, with translation MAGPTHQPAPPPPARPPTPVDTGSEALAQALHSSFAIVRFLMLVLVVVFLGSSFFIIGPQERGLILRLGRPVGEGEAALLSPGLHWSFPYPIDEVVRVRITEIQTLRSTIGWYAVTPEQELAGTEPPVAPGTPLIPGVDGYLLTGDGNIIHSRATLRYRIEDPLRCVFGFGVGTNGGFDLAGVSNAVLNTLNQALVHAAARFTVDDVLTRNVLGFQEEVLRRFLELARERDLGIVVEQLQVESRPPRQLKQAFDDVVNAAVRRGQVLNEALSYANQTTNRAMSEAAALISRAQADRTRYLESLAAEARRFEGLLAQFERNPDLYMQQRVAEVMARVLTNVQDKFYIPERSDGKTRELRLLLNREPPRPQGAQPGR
- a CDS encoding ABC transporter permease; translated protein: MQALWNIAVNAFMELVRQPVFLLLMTSSALFEVFLAVPYYFAFGDEPKLVKNSALAVALLSGLAGAVLSASSSVARELRTGTALAVLSKPVGKTRFLVAKYLGLAGALAVLTYVNVVAALVAGRMAFDAYGETDVRALGIFAGAVLTAYLYGGFANYFLRRPFVSHTVVALVPLVTLAAVLIGEFSLHAPSLYEQAAYDWRMIPAGLLILFALWVLAAVALACSTRLDMIPTLAVCSGVFLLGLVADYLYSRMGGTLEGGPWWATVLYTLLPNWQLFWLGDLLETGRGSFHWGYVVKALSYTVGFVGALLSVAAALFEDRELS
- a CDS encoding heavy metal translocating P-type ATPase; this encodes MQVTSLWSRREPPEGHPAHGHEHEHGPGCACGEYHEHTPVKLWQTLIGLVFVINAFVVDWLFDQSHAVASASGMIGAIILGYPILVTAVRDLRAGRLSINELVAIAVLAAFASGDYKTAGVVAFFMLLGEIIETRTAEGARASIESLIRLTPTKARRIRPDGTEEEVPASELAVGDIIRIRPGDNVPADGVIVKGQGSFNQATITGESLPVDKKPGDEVFAGTQNLTGVLEVRVTRAGTDTTLGRVRELILAAEKTKLPIMKIVDQYMGFYTPLVLLIGALVWAFTRDLDRVIAVFIVACPCAFILATPTAMVAALSAAARLGILIKNVADIELAAKINAFIFDKTGTLTTGQLAVSRLAPAEGVKPAELLRLAASAEKYSNHPTARALNQLAAEVNVPLVEPQDFSETPGRGVRARVGEDVVLVGRAQWLREQGIDGESLGAVDLDEAEGWSLVFVARNGRCIGWIGLQDQIRPEAAPALAELKEAGVRRIAMISGDRTPVAARVAREIGCEEVRGDCLPQDKVEFVREVRSKGYRVAVVGDGVNDAPALAAGDMGIAMGAAGSEVAIHSATIALMNNDLRRLPFLVKLSRSTRLVINQNFLFGVFFIIAGLTAAAFGYLNPIVAAILHNVGSLIVVFNSARLVRKGEELEPFQPQAEQAPRPPTPGREEVAPETVPAVGPA
- a CDS encoding glycoside hydrolase family 5 protein, whose translation is MKRQVCIWVAGMVLCVAPLGSVVRGEGFLRAQGDRIVDGRGREVLLRGMGLGGWMLQEGYMLRLKGENPQHRIRSRIVELLGPEATERFYTLWRDRHMTEADVETLARAGFNSIRLPMHFNLFTLPVEEEPDPDGQTWLPTGFEMIDRLLSWCRPRKIYVILDLHAAPGGQGHDVNICDRDTNKPSLWECARNRAKTVALWRKLAERYANEPWIGGYDLINEPNWSFEGRERHGREDQTNAPLWALYREITRAIREVDRNHMIILGGNGWGNNYRGFPGPWDDNLVLSFHKYWNPNTEEAIAPYLELRRRYGVPIWLGESGENSNDWFRECVALVERHRIGWAWWPHKKVESRSCVYTVEPPAEYRELLAYWHGQGPRPTREVAVRALFGLVENLRAERCRYNEDVVRALIPEPGPR
- a CDS encoding SPFH domain-containing protein, coding for LQAAERMLEGVLGNAKGAVVGRYRLSDFLNVDPNQVKFEQIEREIRELVEAQLRTNRTGIEIEFLGIKKIGLPESVTQTVFDRMTSERKVLVSRLENEGEAEAQRIRAAADRQAAEILAAAEAEATRIRGEGEARAAELLPVFERNPALANFELRLRALEQALRERTTLIFDERTPPFDLFQGFLTNRNTR